The following are from one region of the Candidatus Eisenbacteria bacterium genome:
- a CDS encoding HupE/UreJ family protein, protein MQVLTLLGLGLLLGLRHAADPDHVVAVTTIAARTRRVLPATLLGIVWGLGHTLTLFAVGAAIIVFNWSVPPRIGLTLELCVALALVVVGLLNLKPHRHDRSELGQEPGRPPAGRAFLVGLVHGLAGSAAVALLVLATVGDPRWAFGYLLVFGLGTLIGMALITTGFALPVALAMNRWAHAGRLIRVSTGALSLAFGIWLVYQIGWLDGLFMGTPHWTAH, encoded by the coding sequence GTGCAGGTGCTCACACTATTGGGTTTGGGTCTCTTGTTGGGCCTGCGACACGCGGCCGATCCCGACCATGTCGTCGCGGTCACCACGATCGCCGCGCGCACCCGCCGTGTGCTTCCCGCCACGCTGCTCGGAATCGTCTGGGGGCTGGGCCACACGCTGACGCTGTTCGCGGTGGGGGCGGCCATCATCGTCTTCAACTGGTCCGTGCCCCCGCGGATCGGTCTCACGCTCGAGCTATGCGTGGCGCTGGCGCTCGTGGTCGTGGGTCTCCTCAATCTCAAGCCACACCGACACGACCGAAGCGAGCTCGGACAGGAGCCGGGAAGACCACCGGCGGGACGCGCCTTCCTCGTGGGGCTCGTTCATGGACTGGCGGGAAGCGCGGCGGTGGCGCTGCTGGTGCTGGCCACGGTCGGCGATCCGCGCTGGGCCTTCGGCTATCTCCTGGTCTTCGGTCTCGGAACGCTCATCGGCATGGCGCTGATCACCACCGGCTTCGCCCTGCCGGTCGCCCTGGCCATGAATCGCTGGGCTCATGCCGGACGGCTGATCCGCGTGTCCACGGGCGCTCTCTCGCTCGCGTTCGGGATCTGGCTCGTCTATCAGATCGGCTGGCTCGATGGCCTGTTCATGGGCACGCCGCATTGGACGGCCCACTGA
- a CDS encoding acyl-CoA dehydratase activase — protein sequence MAYAAGVDVGSTQTKAVIVDEDRRIVGRSLTETGSNVMRAAEDAFQQARAAGEVREEEIEYVVGTGYGRYRVTFGNAQVTEISCHGRGAVQMFPATRTVVDMGGQDTKAIRVSPGGEILDFCMNDKCAAGTGRFLGAASAALHIPLDALGPTALRGERPVKISTTCTVFAESEILSWLGKGKKIEDILLGVHQSIATRSVGLLRRVGVEEQVTFTGGVARNVAMIAALNDKLGLTVNVSEEAHYMGALGAALFALDHIRAARAPAPARTRDP from the coding sequence ATGGCCTACGCAGCTGGCGTGGACGTCGGGTCGACCCAGACCAAGGCGGTGATCGTCGATGAGGATCGGCGCATCGTGGGCCGCTCGTTAACCGAGACCGGGTCCAACGTGATGCGGGCGGCCGAGGACGCCTTCCAGCAGGCGCGGGCGGCCGGCGAGGTGCGGGAGGAGGAGATCGAGTACGTCGTCGGCACCGGTTACGGGCGCTACAGGGTCACCTTCGGCAACGCGCAGGTGACCGAGATCAGCTGCCACGGGCGCGGCGCGGTGCAGATGTTCCCCGCCACCCGCACGGTGGTGGACATGGGCGGGCAGGACACCAAGGCGATCCGGGTCTCGCCCGGGGGCGAGATCCTCGACTTCTGCATGAACGACAAGTGCGCCGCCGGCACCGGCCGGTTCCTGGGCGCCGCCTCGGCGGCGCTGCACATCCCGCTCGACGCGCTCGGACCGACGGCGCTGCGCGGCGAGCGCCCGGTCAAGATCAGCACCACCTGCACCGTGTTCGCCGAATCCGAGATCCTGTCCTGGCTCGGGAAGGGCAAGAAGATCGAGGACATCCTGCTCGGGGTCCACCAGTCGATCGCCACCCGATCGGTTGGCTTGCTGCGCCGCGTCGGCGTCGAGGAGCAGGTGACCTTCACCGGCGGCGTGGCGAGGAACGTCGCCATGATCGCGGCCCTGAACGACAAACTCGGGCTCACCGTCAACGTGAGCGAGGAAGCGCACTACATGGGCGCGCTCGGCGCCGCGCTGTTCGCGCTCGATCACATCCGCGCGGCCCGCGCCCCGGCGCCCGCCAGGACGCGTGACCCATGA
- a CDS encoding 2-hydroxyacyl-CoA dehydratase family protein translates to MTSTTGYDSTLVGRGNRDGARLFREWFDQLSEAAAAGRGGAYVFVMGSLGELLRTFDLPLVFPEINSLQTAVRHVAHEYLNQAEDYGYSPDICGYVKADVATQLRSGALPMGKIPRPVIAVHTNACNTYIKWAEIWERMYGCPIVTIDVPGSRAAGRHTWPGDPEFESDRRYVSAQIHELIPLLERVTGVRFDIDRLRENLKHANALSRGWQRVLALNRNHPAPFNALSDGTIFLGVANAYRGTEAGARYFDDLVEEMEYKGAHAIGTAIAESFRLIFVGVPCYPLFRRFSEMFGEQRGNFVHSTYLWFASGGANTGYQCPLENPIDGLAEGLLIGVRDAMDSMFFHTLPLLTMVQEYEADGVVYHPIKSCRTVSTGLADSRRALMQAADIPSLFIESDMMDRRVVSEAQLKNRIDAFFEGLASRRHLAATGH, encoded by the coding sequence ATGACGTCCACGACCGGATACGACAGCACCCTCGTTGGCAGGGGCAACCGGGACGGCGCACGCCTGTTCCGCGAGTGGTTCGACCAGCTCTCGGAAGCTGCGGCCGCCGGCCGCGGCGGCGCTTACGTGTTCGTCATGGGGAGCCTGGGCGAGCTGTTGCGCACGTTCGACCTGCCGCTGGTGTTTCCCGAGATCAACTCGCTCCAGACTGCAGTTCGCCACGTGGCACACGAGTACCTGAACCAGGCCGAGGACTACGGCTACTCGCCCGACATCTGCGGCTACGTCAAGGCCGACGTCGCCACGCAGCTGCGATCTGGCGCGCTGCCGATGGGGAAGATCCCGCGGCCGGTGATCGCCGTCCACACCAACGCCTGCAACACGTACATCAAGTGGGCCGAGATCTGGGAGCGCATGTACGGCTGTCCGATCGTGACCATCGACGTGCCCGGCAGCCGCGCCGCGGGGCGCCACACCTGGCCCGGCGATCCCGAGTTCGAGAGCGACCGGCGTTACGTGTCGGCGCAGATCCACGAGCTGATCCCGCTGCTCGAGCGCGTCACTGGCGTCCGCTTCGACATCGACCGGCTGCGCGAGAACCTGAAGCACGCGAACGCGCTGTCCCGCGGCTGGCAGCGCGTGCTGGCGCTGAATCGCAACCACCCCGCGCCGTTCAACGCGCTGTCCGACGGGACGATCTTCCTCGGCGTCGCGAACGCCTACCGGGGCACCGAGGCTGGCGCCCGCTATTTCGATGACCTGGTCGAGGAGATGGAGTACAAGGGCGCCCACGCCATCGGCACCGCGATCGCCGAGTCCTTCCGCCTGATCTTCGTGGGCGTGCCGTGCTATCCGCTGTTCCGACGCTTCAGCGAGATGTTCGGCGAGCAGCGGGGAAACTTCGTGCACTCCACCTACCTGTGGTTCGCCTCGGGCGGCGCGAACACCGGATACCAGTGCCCGCTCGAGAATCCGATCGATGGCCTCGCGGAGGGGCTGCTGATCGGGGTCCGCGACGCCATGGACAGCATGTTCTTCCACACGCTGCCGCTGCTCACCATGGTTCAGGAGTACGAGGCCGACGGCGTGGTGTACCACCCGATCAAGAGCTGCCGCACCGTCTCGACGGGACTCGCCGACAGCCGGCGGGCGCTGATGCAGGCGGCCGACATCCCCAGCTTGTTCATCGAGTCCGACATGATGGACCGGCGCGTGGTGTCCGAGGCGCAGCTCAAGAATCGCATCGACGCCTTCTTCGAAGGACTGGCGAGCCGCCGTCATCTGGCGGCCACCGGGCATTAG
- a CDS encoding acyl-CoA dehydratase activase, with translation MRITLGIDIGSTYTKAVVVGEDHVIRGRAAMRTGFQLAEVAERAHDEAIAAARISPADVAYTVATGFGRHQAPFADLKVTDLTAAARGATALFPRTRTILDVGGQTMKASRIDDQTHVKSFRLNDKCAAGTGAFLEKTARYMGYSTEEIGPLVATSKEPTTISGVCAVFAESEVINHLSQGVSPADIMHGAIVSLVGRSMQLMKRVQMEPEFTLIGGILRFETMVRVIRRELDAEVNVPDGDLVQFVAAFGAAVLGHRRLRSRDRDAAAAASAPASGGSVP, from the coding sequence ATGAGAATCACCTTGGGTATCGACATTGGCTCCACGTACACCAAGGCGGTGGTCGTGGGCGAGGATCACGTCATCCGCGGACGCGCCGCGATGCGGACCGGGTTCCAGCTCGCCGAGGTCGCGGAGCGGGCGCACGACGAGGCGATCGCGGCGGCGAGGATCTCGCCCGCCGACGTCGCCTACACAGTGGCGACGGGCTTCGGCCGGCATCAGGCGCCGTTCGCCGATCTGAAGGTTACCGACCTGACCGCCGCCGCGCGTGGGGCGACCGCGCTGTTCCCACGCACCCGCACCATCCTGGACGTCGGCGGCCAGACCATGAAGGCCAGCCGGATCGATGACCAGACGCACGTGAAGTCGTTCCGACTGAACGACAAGTGCGCGGCGGGCACCGGTGCGTTTCTCGAGAAGACCGCCCGCTACATGGGCTACAGCACCGAGGAGATCGGCCCGCTGGTCGCGACCTCGAAGGAACCGACCACGATCTCGGGCGTGTGCGCGGTGTTCGCGGAATCCGAGGTGATCAACCACCTGTCCCAGGGCGTCTCGCCCGCCGACATCATGCACGGCGCGATCGTCTCCCTGGTGGGCCGATCGATGCAGCTCATGAAACGCGTCCAGATGGAGCCGGAGTTCACCTTGATCGGCGGCATCCTACGGTTCGAGACCATGGTCCGCGTCATTCGCAGGGAGCTCGACGCCGAGGTCAACGTGCCCGACGGCGATCTGGTGCAATTCGTTGCAGCCTTCGGCGCGGCCGTGCTCGGACACCGGCGCCTGCGGTCACGCGACCGGGACGCCGCGGCCGCGGCGTCCGCTCCGGCGAGCGGGGGGAGCGTTCCATGA
- a CDS encoding 2-hydroxyacyl-CoA dehydratase — translation MNAATMDVRTFPEWEGKPIDELLYHCRELLEDPDFPTVRRWREAGGKVVGHFQVYFPEEIAHAAGLLPFKLRGAPLEPTRADSHFGSYLCSIVKSTLEVALSAHATVDLFVTHPICDAARNLAGVWGRNFAFPCQILYLPQNANSAHAGTYLRAEYQRLAGTIEDIAGRPVRDAELRRSIAVYNENRALMRRLYDLKRETPWQVSADDAYSLIAIGGMMPREEHNAILRAALPQLESRQARRQDRVRIVFEGGFCEQPPLDLVRTIGRSCYVVDDDFMIGLRWIVSDVEAGADPLRALAHAYLEQSSYSPVQHDLRKPKEKMLLERIARARAQAVIVAAAKMCEPGLEEIVAHTHALDQAGIPYFVSEFEENMSSFETLAVQLETFVENLMFD, via the coding sequence GTGAACGCAGCGACCATGGACGTCAGAACCTTCCCGGAGTGGGAGGGAAAGCCGATCGACGAGCTGCTCTATCACTGCCGCGAGCTGCTCGAGGATCCGGATTTCCCCACGGTGCGCCGCTGGCGCGAGGCGGGCGGCAAGGTGGTCGGCCACTTCCAGGTGTACTTCCCCGAGGAGATCGCGCACGCGGCCGGCCTGCTGCCGTTCAAGCTGCGCGGCGCGCCGCTGGAGCCCACCCGGGCGGACTCGCATTTCGGCTCGTACCTGTGCTCGATCGTCAAGAGCACGCTGGAAGTGGCGCTGTCCGCGCACGCAACCGTGGATCTGTTCGTCACCCATCCGATCTGCGACGCAGCGCGGAACCTGGCCGGCGTCTGGGGCCGCAACTTCGCGTTCCCTTGCCAGATCCTTTACCTCCCACAGAACGCCAACTCCGCGCACGCCGGTACGTACCTGCGAGCGGAGTATCAGAGGCTCGCGGGGACCATCGAGGACATCGCGGGCCGGCCCGTCCGCGATGCGGAGCTGCGCCGGTCCATCGCCGTCTACAACGAGAACCGGGCCTTGATGCGGCGTCTCTACGACCTCAAGCGTGAGACTCCGTGGCAGGTGTCGGCCGACGATGCGTACTCCCTGATCGCGATCGGCGGGATGATGCCACGCGAGGAGCACAACGCGATCCTCCGCGCCGCCTTGCCGCAGCTCGAATCCAGGCAGGCCCGGCGGCAGGACCGGGTGCGGATCGTGTTCGAGGGCGGTTTCTGTGAGCAGCCGCCGCTCGATCTGGTCCGGACCATCGGTCGTTCCTGTTACGTCGTGGACGACGATTTCATGATCGGCCTTCGCTGGATCGTCTCCGACGTCGAGGCCGGCGCGGACCCACTCAGGGCGCTGGCCCACGCCTACCTCGAGCAGTCGTCGTACAGCCCGGTCCAGCACGACCTGCGTAAGCCCAAGGAGAAGATGCTGCTCGAGCGCATCGCGCGCGCGCGCGCGCAGGCTGTCATCGTGGCCGCGGCCAAGATGTGCGAGCCGGGGCTCGAGGAGATCGTGGCCCACACTCACGCGCTGGATCAGGCCGGTATCCCGTACTTCGTGAGCGAGTTCGAGGAGAACATGTCGAGCTTCGAGACCCTCGCGGTCCAGCTCGAGACGTTCGTCGAAAACCTGATGTTCGATTGA
- a CDS encoding protein kinase has protein sequence MPLSLGSRLGAYEIVAPLGSGGMGVVYRARDLHLGREIALKVLPAEMSASADWLARFEREARIVAALSHPNIVVLHTFEDEGGVRFLTMELVEGQSLDQALAPGGLPIPSVLDIGIALADALTAAHEKGVIHRDLKPGNVMLTTDGRIKVLDFGLAKLTESAAPIAASQAATLAAPISGAGMIQGTAPYMAPEQIRGEAVDARSDLFALGVVVYELVAGKRPFTGETYVDIVHAILHGGPMPLTSVRSDVPRDLDRIVTRCLEKNRRQRFQTALDVSNELRQLRKEWERGESGPATEKVASIAVLPFANRSGSAEDEYFSDGLADELLNVLAKIKGLRVIARTSSSQFKGSTDDAATIGRKLDVVTLLEGSVRKAGNRVRIGVQLVDVADSSQLWSETYDRKLDDIFAVQDDIAQSVVRELRTTLLGQAADSDASGKAKADVARAAKGRATDPEAHRLHLLARHLLERMMREDVAKAIEYFEQALERDPKFALAWAWLGRAQATEADRGWEPAAEAYARARETLGRALELEPDLAEAHAFLGWVRMSFNWNWRGAQASVTRALELAPGSADALLTAGALASALGSFDEAIGLLRRAVEQDPLNRRAHSNLGLVLWAAGRPDEAEAQFRKVLEIAPHCVVSRSHLALTLLDLGRGEEALDLAMAEPAGSSRLKALSIVHWALGHPFESSTALSELTEQYAEGDAFQIAQAHARRGEVDQAFAWLDRAYEQQDPGLTDTKHTPNLRPLYSDPRWGTLLRKIGLAD, from the coding sequence ATGCCGCTGAGCCTCGGAAGCCGCTTGGGCGCCTATGAGATCGTCGCCCCGCTCGGCAGTGGCGGCATGGGCGTGGTCTATCGCGCCAGGGATCTGCACCTGGGGCGCGAGATCGCGCTTAAGGTCCTGCCCGCCGAGATGTCCGCGAGCGCCGACTGGCTCGCCCGCTTCGAACGCGAGGCGCGCATCGTGGCGGCCCTCAGTCACCCGAACATCGTCGTGCTCCACACCTTCGAGGACGAGGGCGGCGTGCGCTTCCTCACCATGGAGTTGGTGGAGGGGCAAAGCCTCGATCAGGCGCTAGCGCCCGGAGGACTTCCCATCCCCAGCGTGCTGGACATCGGCATCGCCCTCGCCGACGCGCTCACGGCCGCGCACGAGAAGGGAGTCATCCACCGCGATCTCAAGCCCGGGAACGTGATGCTGACCACGGATGGGCGGATCAAGGTCCTGGATTTCGGGCTCGCCAAGCTCACCGAGTCCGCGGCGCCGATCGCGGCCTCGCAGGCGGCAACCCTCGCGGCGCCGATTTCGGGAGCGGGGATGATCCAGGGCACGGCGCCTTACATGGCGCCGGAGCAGATCCGGGGCGAGGCAGTCGACGCGCGCAGCGACCTATTCGCGCTCGGCGTGGTGGTCTACGAGTTGGTGGCGGGGAAGAGGCCGTTCACCGGCGAGACGTACGTGGACATTGTCCACGCCATCCTGCACGGCGGACCGATGCCACTGACCAGCGTGCGGTCGGACGTGCCGCGTGACCTCGATCGAATCGTGACCCGGTGTCTGGAGAAGAACCGGCGGCAGCGGTTCCAGACCGCGCTCGACGTTTCGAACGAACTGCGCCAGCTGCGCAAGGAGTGGGAGCGTGGCGAATCGGGGCCGGCCACGGAGAAGGTCGCCTCCATCGCGGTGCTGCCATTCGCGAACCGCAGCGGCAGCGCCGAGGACGAGTACTTCTCCGACGGGCTGGCCGACGAGCTGCTCAACGTGCTGGCGAAGATCAAGGGGCTGCGCGTGATCGCGCGCACGTCGTCGTCCCAATTCAAGGGCTCGACGGACGACGCCGCCACGATCGGGCGCAAGCTGGATGTGGTCACGTTGCTCGAGGGCAGCGTGCGCAAGGCGGGGAACCGGGTGCGGATCGGCGTCCAGCTCGTGGACGTCGCCGACAGCTCGCAACTGTGGTCGGAGACCTACGACCGCAAGCTGGACGACATCTTCGCGGTGCAGGATGACATCGCACAGTCGGTGGTGAGGGAGTTGAGGACGACGCTGCTGGGGCAGGCGGCGGACTCGGACGCGAGCGGCAAGGCGAAGGCTGATGTGGCCCGGGCGGCGAAGGGACGCGCGACCGATCCCGAGGCCCATCGGCTTCACCTGCTGGCGCGACACCTGCTCGAGCGCATGATGCGCGAGGACGTGGCGAAGGCGATCGAGTACTTCGAGCAGGCCCTCGAACGGGACCCGAAGTTCGCGCTCGCCTGGGCGTGGCTGGGCCGGGCGCAGGCGACCGAGGCGGATCGGGGCTGGGAACCGGCTGCCGAGGCCTATGCGCGGGCGCGGGAGACGTTGGGTCGGGCGCTCGAGCTGGAGCCGGATCTCGCCGAGGCCCACGCCTTCCTGGGGTGGGTCCGGATGAGCTTCAACTGGAACTGGCGCGGCGCGCAGGCATCCGTCACGCGCGCGCTCGAACTGGCGCCGGGGAGTGCCGACGCGCTCCTCACCGCGGGCGCGCTGGCCAGCGCGCTGGGTTCCTTTGACGAGGCGATCGGGCTGCTCCGCCGCGCGGTCGAGCAGGATCCGCTGAATCGCAGGGCCCATTCCAATCTCGGGCTCGTGCTGTGGGCGGCGGGGCGGCCCGATGAGGCCGAGGCGCAGTTCCGGAAGGTCCTCGAGATCGCCCCGCACTGCGTCGTCTCCCGGTCTCATCTCGCCCTGACGCTGCTCGACCTGGGCCGCGGCGAGGAGGCTTTGGACCTGGCGATGGCGGAGCCGGCAGGTTCTTCCCGGCTGAAGGCGCTGTCGATCGTCCATTGGGCGCTGGGCCACCCCTTCGAATCAAGCACGGCGCTCTCGGAACTCACTGAGCAGTACGCCGAGGGCGACGCGTTCCAGATCGCCCAGGCGCACGCGCGGCGGGGCGAGGTGGACCAAGCGTTCGCGTGGCTCGATCGAGCCTACGAGCAGCAGGACCCCGGGCTCACCGACACGAAGCACACGCCGAACCTGCGTCCCCTCTACAGCGATCCGCGATGGGGCACGCTCTTGAGGAAGATCGGACTCGCAGACTGA
- a CDS encoding FlgD immunoglobulin-like domain containing protein encodes MRRRAALPVLLAWTVCAVSSGESLAAWPYDPVNGNVPIATGPGHQRYPSILADGAGGAFIAWHDSRNGGANYDIFVQRIDAAGVPLWTANGVAVCTAQFDQANTALVSDGAGGVIVAWHDLRSGPSWDIYAQRLNGAGVPQWTANGVALCALAANQLNPVIVTDGASGAVVIWTDSRNGNDDIFAQRVSAGGVPQWTANGVAVSAASGPQSVPDAIPDGIGGAYVIWRDGRNAFPNDGMIFGIWVYNDGTIIGIPNGQLIDQGHATTMPRIVPDGSGGSIITWHQVQSGSQNILAQRLTLGGGRSWNNGTSVVVCGAAGDQMYPSIAADGQGGAFIVWKDLRADAGDIYAQRLITGGSKLWPTEVVMCAASGHQSEPVVVYDGVSSSIVTWSDSRSGFTDVYAQAVTASGGWGGNGVPVSIAAVDQLLPRAVVGNDGSAIVTWFDTRNGIDNDIYAQRVGRHGELGAAEPTIVDVRDVPNDQGGRVQVEWTASYLDVAPDLAIEGYSVWRRVPEPASQAALAGDARFRRMAPALGMQAVYWEYLVTLPARGFPGYSFVAPTTSDQLPGSNPYTSFMVLAEKEGGYPYWRSAPDSGYSIDNLAPPVPAPFTGTYASGSTTLHWGVNPAADFAEYRIYRGSSAGFVPGPGNLVATAPDTGYVDGDGTTSSYYKLSAVDIHGNESVFALLSPSGTVATEDGARRIELQLASPRPNPALTSARIAFDLPRATPVSLMVHDATGRVVRTLFQGVHAAGRFSLPWDLRDGSGSRVPSGVYFVRLEAHAQRHSRRVVVMR; translated from the coding sequence ATGCGCCGCCGTGCAGCTCTCCCCGTGCTCCTCGCCTGGACTGTGTGCGCCGTCTCAAGCGGCGAATCCCTGGCCGCCTGGCCGTACGATCCCGTGAACGGCAACGTGCCGATCGCGACGGGCCCCGGCCATCAGCGCTACCCGAGCATCCTCGCCGACGGCGCCGGAGGAGCCTTCATCGCGTGGCACGACTCCCGGAACGGCGGCGCTAACTACGACATCTTCGTCCAGCGCATCGATGCGGCCGGTGTGCCCCTGTGGACGGCCAACGGGGTCGCCGTCTGCACCGCCCAATTTGATCAGGCCAACACGGCTCTCGTTTCGGACGGAGCGGGTGGCGTGATCGTCGCCTGGCACGACCTGCGCTCCGGCCCCTCGTGGGACATCTATGCTCAACGGCTGAACGGCGCCGGAGTCCCGCAATGGACCGCCAATGGCGTGGCGCTCTGTGCCCTCGCGGCTAATCAGCTCAATCCGGTCATCGTCACCGACGGAGCGAGCGGCGCGGTCGTGATCTGGACGGACTCGCGGAACGGCAACGACGACATCTTCGCGCAGAGGGTCAGCGCCGGCGGCGTCCCGCAGTGGACGGCGAACGGTGTCGCTGTGAGCGCTGCGTCGGGCCCGCAGAGTGTTCCCGACGCCATCCCGGACGGGATCGGCGGGGCGTACGTGATCTGGCGGGACGGTCGGAACGCGTTTCCGAACGACGGCATGATCTTCGGGATCTGGGTCTACAACGATGGAACGATCATAGGGATCCCCAACGGCCAACTCATCGACCAGGGCCATGCGACGACGATGCCCCGGATCGTCCCGGACGGCTCCGGAGGCTCGATCATCACGTGGCACCAGGTGCAATCGGGGTCGCAGAACATCCTGGCCCAGAGACTGACCCTGGGCGGCGGTCGGAGCTGGAACAACGGCACCTCGGTGGTCGTGTGCGGAGCCGCCGGCGATCAGATGTACCCATCGATCGCCGCCGACGGTCAGGGTGGAGCCTTCATCGTCTGGAAGGACCTGCGGGCGGACGCCGGCGACATCTACGCCCAGCGGCTCATCACCGGCGGATCGAAGTTGTGGCCGACGGAAGTCGTGATGTGCGCCGCGAGCGGCCACCAGAGCGAGCCCGTCGTGGTCTACGACGGCGTCAGCTCGAGCATCGTGACGTGGTCGGACAGCCGGAGCGGATTCACCGACGTCTACGCGCAGGCCGTCACCGCGAGCGGTGGCTGGGGCGGAAACGGGGTTCCCGTCTCGATCGCGGCGGTCGACCAGCTGCTCCCCAGGGCCGTTGTCGGCAACGACGGCAGCGCGATCGTCACCTGGTTCGACACACGGAACGGAATCGACAACGACATTTATGCGCAACGCGTCGGGCGCCACGGCGAGCTTGGCGCGGCGGAGCCGACGATCGTCGACGTGCGCGACGTGCCCAACGATCAGGGTGGTCGCGTGCAGGTCGAGTGGACGGCGAGCTACCTCGATGTCGCTCCGGACCTCGCCATCGAGGGCTACTCGGTGTGGCGGCGCGTGCCGGAGCCGGCGTCACAGGCGGCGCTCGCCGGTGACGCGCGTTTCCGCCGGATGGCGCCGGCGCTCGGGATGCAGGCGGTGTACTGGGAGTACCTCGTGACGCTCCCGGCGCGCGGATTCCCCGGCTACAGCTTCGTGGCCCCCACCACCAGCGACCAGCTGCCCGGATCGAACCCCTACACCTCGTTCATGGTGCTCGCCGAGAAGGAGGGCGGCTATCCCTACTGGAGATCGGCCCCGGACTCGGGGTACTCGATCGACAATCTCGCGCCGCCGGTGCCCGCACCGTTCACTGGTACGTACGCGTCCGGCAGCACGACCCTTCATTGGGGCGTCAACCCGGCCGCGGACTTCGCGGAGTATCGGATCTATCGCGGTAGCTCGGCCGGCTTCGTCCCCGGGCCGGGCAACCTCGTGGCGACCGCTCCGGACACTGGCTACGTCGATGGGGACGGCACGACGTCCTCCTATTACAAACTGTCGGCGGTGGACATCCACGGCAACGAGAGCGTGTTCGCGCTGCTCTCGCCCTCGGGCACGGTCGCGACGGAGGACGGCGCTCGGCGGATCGAGCTGCAGCTCGCGTCGCCGCGGCCGAACCCCGCGCTGACGTCGGCGCGCATCGCGTTCGACCTCCCGCGCGCGACGCCCGTCTCGCTGATGGTCCACGACGCGACCGGCCGCGTGGTCCGCACGCTGTTCCAGGGTGTGCACGCGGCCGGACGATTCAGCCTGCCGTGGGACCTCCGCGACGGCTCGGGGTCTCGTGTGCCGAGCGGCGTCTACTTCGTCCGCCTGGAAGCCCACGCACAGCGCCACAGCCGCCGCGTCGTCGTGATGCGTTGA
- the fabG gene encoding 3-oxoacyl-ACP reductase FabG has protein sequence MNLGLEGRAALVTGGGSGIGAAVAASLAREGCDVTIVDLEPNGPIAAIESLGRRARPVQADVRNHACAAGVVREARESFGRLDLLVCSAGVTADAPVWKMTEAQWDDVLAVNLKGAWNYNHAVAGSFREQRGGRIVNIASINGLRGKFGQANYAASKAGMIGMSKSLARELGKYDVNVNVVAPGLVATPMTRDLPAEVIEAATRESAIGRLCTPEACAAVIVFLCSDPARHITGAVVHVDGGQYM, from the coding sequence ATGAACCTCGGGCTCGAGGGGCGGGCGGCGCTGGTGACCGGCGGCGGCTCCGGCATCGGCGCGGCCGTGGCGGCCTCGCTGGCCCGGGAGGGTTGCGACGTCACGATCGTGGACCTCGAGCCGAATGGGCCGATCGCCGCCATCGAATCCCTGGGTCGGCGCGCGCGCCCCGTCCAGGCCGACGTGCGCAACCATGCGTGCGCCGCCGGCGTCGTGCGGGAGGCGCGCGAGAGCTTCGGCCGGCTCGACCTGCTGGTGTGCAGCGCCGGCGTCACCGCCGATGCCCCGGTATGGAAGATGACCGAGGCGCAATGGGACGACGTGCTCGCCGTGAACCTCAAGGGGGCATGGAACTACAACCATGCGGTGGCCGGCTCGTTCCGGGAGCAGCGCGGCGGGCGGATCGTGAACATCGCCTCGATCAACGGTCTGCGCGGGAAGTTCGGGCAGGCGAATTATGCCGCGTCCAAGGCCGGGATGATCGGAATGAGCAAGTCGCTCGCTCGCGAGCTGGGCAAGTACGACGTGAACGTGAACGTGGTCGCCCCCGGCCTGGTGGCGACCCCGATGACGCGCGATTTGCCCGCCGAGGTGATCGAAGCCGCCACCAGGGAGTCGGCGATCGGGCGTCTCTGCACGCCCGAGGCGTGCGCCGCGGTGATCGTGTTCCTGTGCTCCGACCCCGCTCGGCACATCACCGGCGCGGTCGTGCACGTGGACGGGGGCCAGTACATGTAG